Proteins encoded by one window of Blautia luti:
- a CDS encoding energy-coupling factor transporter ATPase encodes MSIELKNVTYTYSPGTAYEIHALKDVNLTIPDGQFIGIIGHTGSGKSTLIQHFNALIRPTSGTITYNGEDIWGEKYDRRALRSEVGLVFQYPEHQLFENDVLSDVCFGPMNQGLSREEAEVEAKKALEHVGFKEENYSKSPFELSGGQKKRVAIAGVLAMNPKILILDEPTAGLDPKGRDDILDQIAELHKVRGITIILVSHSMEDIAKYAERLIVVNDGEIAYDDVPKAVFAHYRELEAMGLAAPQITYIMHALKEKGLDVDVTATTVEEAKANILEVLRKTAPEKIKGGQEA; translated from the coding sequence ATGTCTATAGAATTAAAGAACGTAACCTATACCTACAGTCCGGGAACTGCCTATGAGATCCATGCGCTGAAAGATGTAAATCTCACTATTCCGGACGGACAGTTTATCGGAATCATCGGGCATACAGGAAGTGGAAAATCCACATTGATCCAGCATTTTAATGCGCTGATCCGACCGACTTCCGGTACCATTACCTATAACGGAGAGGATATCTGGGGTGAGAAATATGACCGCCGTGCTTTGCGAAGCGAGGTAGGTCTGGTGTTCCAGTATCCGGAGCATCAGCTTTTCGAGAATGATGTGCTCTCTGATGTCTGCTTTGGACCGATGAATCAGGGATTATCCAGAGAAGAGGCAGAAGTGGAAGCGAAGAAAGCGCTGGAGCATGTAGGTTTTAAAGAGGAGAATTACAGCAAATCTCCTTTTGAACTTTCCGGAGGACAGAAGAAACGAGTTGCCATTGCAGGAGTTCTGGCAATGAACCCGAAAATTCTCATCCTTGATGAACCGACAGCAGGTCTGGATCCGAAAGGACGTGATGACATCCTTGACCAGATCGCAGAGCTTCATAAAGTAAGAGGAATTACCATTATCCTTGTATCTCACAGCATGGAAGATATCGCGAAATATGCAGAGAGACTGATCGTAGTCAATGATGGAGAGATTGCATACGATGACGTTCCGAAGGCGGTATTTGCCCATTACAGAGAACTGGAAGCCATGGGACTTGCAGCACCACAGATTACCTATATCATGCATGCACTGAAAGAAAAAGGGCTGGATGTGGATGTAACTGCGACTACGGTGGAGGAAGCGAAAGCGAATATTCTGGAAGTGTTGAGAAAAACAGCACCAGAGAAAATTAAGGGAGGACAGGAAGCATGA
- a CDS encoding energy-coupling factor transporter transmembrane component T family protein, with amino-acid sequence MIRDITLGQYYPANSILHKMDPRAKLVGTMVFIISVFVFHTFPGYAVATLFLAGMIIISKVPPKFMFKGLKAIVMLLMITVIFNILLTPGKVLWQWGILHVTEEGLKLAGRMAIRLTYLVIGSSIMTLTTTPNQLTDGLERLLRPLNKLHVPIHEIAMMMSIALRFIPILLEETDKIMKAQIARGADFENGNLIQKAKNMIPLLVPLFISAFRRANDLAMAMEARCYHGGDNRTQMKPLHYESRDYIAYVVMFAYLAIAIIFRIAGI; translated from the coding sequence ATGATCCGAGATATTACATTAGGACAGTATTATCCTGCCAATTCCATTCTTCACAAGATGGACCCAAGAGCAAAACTGGTAGGCACAATGGTATTTATTATCTCCGTATTTGTATTCCATACATTTCCGGGATATGCAGTAGCAACGTTATTCCTGGCAGGTATGATCATAATTTCAAAAGTTCCGCCGAAATTCATGTTCAAGGGACTGAAGGCGATCGTAATGCTGCTTATGATCACAGTGATCTTTAATATTCTGCTGACTCCTGGAAAAGTTCTCTGGCAGTGGGGAATCCTGCATGTAACAGAAGAGGGCCTGAAACTGGCAGGAAGAATGGCAATCCGCCTGACTTATCTTGTGATCGGTTCCTCAATCATGACGCTGACAACAACACCAAATCAGCTCACAGACGGCCTGGAACGACTTCTCAGACCGCTGAATAAGCTTCATGTACCAATCCATGAGATTGCCATGATGATGTCCATTGCATTAAGATTCATCCCGATCCTGCTGGAAGAAACTGACAAGATCATGAAAGCACAGATCGCCCGCGGTGCAGATTTCGAAAACGGAAACCTGATCCAGAAGGCCAAGAATATGATCCCGCTTCTGGTGCCGCTGTTTATTTCAGCATTCCGAAGAGCCAACGATCTGGCAATGGCAATGGAGGCAAGATGCTACCACGGTGGCGATAACAGAACACAGATGAAGCCACTCCATTATGAATCCAGAGATTATATTGCATATGTGGTGATGTTTGCTTATCTGGCGATTGCGATTATATTCAGAATCGCAGGAATTTGA
- a CDS encoding PucR family transcriptional regulator: MKLNIHQIFEQISADIFVIKEQNQNSCTITRVRKFLPETTVIDSDTLYLIDSLYSFPPDFSFPAHMLFINQYPESVPSVFLSCSVLTTTDISIDSLLYTISDIIAEYQNWECQILQCILKNSSLKNILQICTKMLKNPIAIFDMQQNLLMTAGHVPDISTKGELWNYVLSHGRSPDESEISPSLNSLLNNGRKPFFFQSDNRFHKIKRLIAPLYRNESIFGTLALSDVSAEFTPGEYLNVVQIQTFIEQAIQHTTEFAFSSKHMPWYIEQLIRGKEINQEVLFFNLARNGFIKEKKYFVWTFQKDSADGPSIKNFIPNISYLLNLEMIYNYSDQIVAVDQNLEHYHNLTFYKKMTNFLNQCHMYFGQSMCFENITELHTAFMQSQIALSQRKKEPGISFLEILPEYLVKTLFTSNEADGLMFPSMKNFQNIKKEYRQDLLICLEQYISSGLNLSATASNLFIHRHTVIYRIKKIEDLLNITFSKLSQSELGLLWLSCQRLLFKSFD, translated from the coding sequence ATGAAACTCAATATTCATCAGATTTTTGAACAAATTTCAGCAGATATTTTTGTAATAAAAGAACAAAATCAAAATTCCTGCACAATTACCCGCGTACGGAAATTTTTACCTGAAACAACAGTTATTGACTCTGATACTCTTTATCTGATTGATTCGTTGTATTCTTTCCCACCAGATTTTTCCTTTCCAGCACATATGCTTTTTATTAATCAATATCCCGAATCTGTTCCCTCTGTTTTTCTCTCCTGCAGCGTTCTCACTACAACAGATATTTCTATAGATTCGCTACTGTATACTATATCTGATATCATTGCAGAATATCAAAATTGGGAATGTCAGATTCTTCAATGTATTTTAAAAAATTCATCATTAAAAAATATTTTACAAATATGTACAAAAATGCTCAAAAATCCTATCGCTATTTTTGACATGCAACAAAATCTTTTAATGACGGCCGGCCATGTTCCAGATATTTCCACCAAAGGAGAACTTTGGAATTATGTTCTGTCTCATGGCCGTTCGCCTGACGAATCAGAAATCAGTCCGAGTCTTAATTCACTTTTAAATAATGGACGTAAACCTTTTTTCTTCCAGTCAGATAATCGCTTCCACAAAATAAAGCGACTCATTGCACCACTCTATCGAAATGAATCAATATTTGGTACATTGGCATTAAGTGATGTTTCTGCAGAATTTACACCTGGAGAATATCTGAATGTCGTACAGATTCAGACATTTATTGAACAGGCAATTCAACATACCACTGAATTTGCTTTTTCAAGTAAACATATGCCATGGTACATTGAACAGCTTATAAGAGGGAAAGAAATTAATCAGGAAGTACTTTTTTTCAATCTTGCGCGTAATGGATTTATTAAAGAAAAGAAATATTTTGTCTGGACTTTTCAAAAAGACTCAGCAGATGGACCATCTATAAAAAATTTCATTCCTAATATTTCATATCTCCTGAATCTTGAGATGATATATAATTATTCTGATCAAATTGTTGCAGTCGACCAAAATCTTGAACACTATCACAACTTAACATTTTACAAAAAAATGACTAATTTTCTAAATCAATGTCATATGTATTTTGGTCAAAGTATGTGCTTTGAAAACATTACGGAGTTGCATACTGCATTTATGCAGTCTCAGATAGCTTTAAGTCAAAGAAAAAAAGAACCAGGGATATCTTTTCTGGAAATTTTGCCAGAATATCTTGTAAAAACATTATTTACATCAAATGAAGCAGATGGATTGATGTTTCCATCTATGAAAAATTTTCAAAACATAAAAAAAGAATACCGACAGGATTTACTCATCTGCCTTGAACAATATATTTCTTCCGGTCTGAATTTATCGGCAACAGCTTCTAATTTATTTATACATCGTCATACTGTTATTTATCGGATAAAAAAAATAGAAGATTTATTAAATATAACTTTTTCTAAGCTGTCTCAATCAGAACTCGGGTTACTTTGGTTATCCTGCCAAAGGCTTCTTTTTAAATCTTTCGATTAA
- a CDS encoding aminomethyl transferase family protein translates to MNESRNPLMEGASLLYQVAPGALLPYEYRGVRPEIKAYQTSAWIGTALMISPIYDVYGPDVIKFFNSICTNDFSKLGMKGLRHAVICNEKGQIMTDGVAIKVAEDRIRTYWLNPPLAYLVESSEMDVHGEDMSGKEYIIQIDGEKSLEILEDAFQADLHDIKFARHRCQDVDGKTVRIIRLGMSGNLAYEIHGDISEFVYIYDKVWESGKKFGAQKLGLHAYNLFNHTEAGFPNINLHYPLPWFESGEGLANYLYQHPETAFYNIKRYLLGSVGDDLESRFMTPFDVGWDFLVKFNHDFTGKDALLKLAEEKRRTAVTLEWNGEDVGKIFTTKLIPGEEPCEDISVQSDVFWNEQPEEPGFTYRADKVFAGENQIGISSGRIISYNYNSMISLGFINPKYAKEGTKLEILWGTPGTRQMKVRATVKKLPYNSEFIRNENKDVEEIPHLF, encoded by the coding sequence ATGAACGAATCAAGAAATCCACTAATGGAAGGTGCCAGTTTACTATATCAGGTTGCACCGGGAGCATTGCTTCCATATGAATATCGAGGAGTAAGACCGGAGATTAAAGCATACCAGACAAGTGCATGGATTGGAACTGCACTGATGATTTCACCAATTTACGATGTGTATGGACCGGATGTGATCAAGTTTTTTAATTCTATCTGTACAAATGATTTTTCTAAACTCGGGATGAAAGGGCTTCGTCATGCAGTAATCTGCAATGAAAAAGGACAGATTATGACAGATGGTGTTGCAATTAAGGTTGCTGAGGACAGAATCCGAACATATTGGTTAAATCCACCTCTTGCGTATCTTGTAGAATCATCTGAAATGGATGTACATGGGGAAGATATGTCAGGAAAAGAATATATTATTCAAATTGATGGAGAAAAATCTCTTGAAATTCTGGAAGATGCTTTTCAAGCGGATTTACATGATATTAAATTTGCACGTCATAGATGTCAGGATGTAGATGGAAAGACAGTACGTATTATTCGCCTTGGGATGTCTGGCAACCTTGCTTATGAAATTCATGGGGATATTTCAGAGTTTGTATATATTTATGATAAGGTTTGGGAAAGCGGGAAAAAATTTGGTGCTCAGAAATTAGGACTTCATGCCTATAATCTTTTTAATCATACGGAAGCAGGATTTCCAAACATCAATCTCCATTATCCGCTTCCATGGTTTGAATCGGGAGAAGGACTGGCCAATTATCTGTATCAGCATCCGGAGACTGCTTTTTATAATATTAAACGTTATCTGCTTGGCAGTGTGGGAGATGATCTTGAAAGTCGTTTTATGACGCCATTTGATGTTGGATGGGATTTCCTTGTGAAATTTAATCATGATTTTACCGGAAAAGATGCTCTTTTGAAACTTGCTGAAGAAAAACGCAGAACAGCAGTAACTCTTGAATGGAATGGAGAGGATGTAGGAAAAATTTTTACTACGAAACTGATTCCGGGAGAGGAACCTTGTGAAGATATTTCCGTACAGAGTGATGTATTCTGGAATGAACAGCCGGAAGAACCAGGATTCACTTATAGAGCAGATAAGGTATTTGCCGGAGAAAACCAGATTGGCATTTCATCTGGAAGAATAATTTCCTATAATTACAATAGTATGATTTCTCTTGGATTTATTAATCCTAAATATGCAAAAGAAGGAACGAAACTGGAAATTTTGTGGGGGACTCCTGGTACGCGTCAGATGAAAGTACGTGCAACAGTAAAAAAACTTCCTTATAATAGCGAGTTTATCCGCAATGAAAACAAAGATGTAGAAGAAATTCCTCATTTATTCTAA